A window of the Erpetoichthys calabaricus chromosome 10, fErpCal1.3, whole genome shotgun sequence genome harbors these coding sequences:
- the zyg11 gene encoding protein zyg-11 homolog isoform X1: protein MEEASPAPLVDLCLLFVSSHLERFCWERPDGSLCLRDSVVFPQELSDQLLLKMATEGLLNDCTVGIFRSCQHLRLRRACIRKARISAEAFRRAFCQHKLLELDASGVNADITITDIIKGLASSKWNEESLQRLVLNGLTLSLEDPYERCFGRLRGLRALSITNVDFYNEDLADVCSLPALECLDISNTSVTDMSPLLACKRLRSLTMHQLKCLKMSTSQVLDVLRRLEPLQHLDISDDKQFTSDIAGQLLAAPGILPNLRSLDVSGRKQVTDKAVKAFVLQRPGMHFVGLLATDAGFSEMLSGEGALKVAGEANETQICEALRRYSERAFFVREALFHLFSLTHVMDKPRPDMLKLVVTGMKNHPLNLHVQLAASACVFNLTKQDLATGMPVRLLSQVTHLLLEAMRNFPNQQQLQKNCLLSLCSDRILQDIPFNRFEAAKLVMQWLCNHEDQNMQRMAVAIISILAAKLSTEQTAQLGAEIFIVRQLLHIVKQKTSQNLVDTTLKFTLSALWNLTDESPTTCRHFIENQGLELFMRVLETFPSESSIQQKVLGLLNNIAEVKELHAQLMWKSFIDQIGVLLHSSEVEVSYFAAGIIAHLISRGEQAWTLSPTLRTFLLQQLHSVILTWPTPECEMVAYRSFNPFFPLLECFSTPGVQLWAAWAMQHVCTKNATRYCSMLIEEGGMQQLHSVKSNPLTHLDVQRLSAGILESLEKFMSRSGQPVHQQQEGRAAQ, encoded by the exons ATG GAGGAGGCCTCGCCCGCACCCCTGGTGGACCTGTGCCTGCTCTTCGTGAGCTCCCACCTGGAGCGCTTCTGCTGGGAACGGCCCGACGGCTCCCTCTGCCTCCGCGACAGCGTCGTCTTCCCTCAGGAGCTCTCCGACCAGCTGCTGCTCAAGATGGCCACCGAGG GGCTGCTCAACGACTGCACCGTGGGCATCTTCAGGAGCTGCCAGCACCTCCGCCTGCGACGGGCCTGCATCCGCAAGGCGCGCATCTCGGCCGAGGCCTTCCGCAGGGCCTTCTGCCAGCATAAACTGCTGGAGCTGGACGCCTCGGGGGTGAACGCCGACATCACCATCACGGACATCATCAAGGGCCTGGCCTCCAGCAAGTGGAACGAGGAGTCCCTGCAGCGGCTGGTCCTCAACGGCCTCACACTGTCGCTGGAGGACCCCTACGAGCGCTGCTTCGGCCGGCTGCGCGGCCTGCGGGCCCTCAGCATCACCAACGTGGACTTCTACAACGAGGACCTGGCGGACGTGTGCTCCCTGCCGGCGCTCGAGTGCCTCGACATCTCCAACACCTCCGTGACGGACATGTCCCCGCTGCTGGCCTGCAAGCGCCTGCGCTCCCTCACCATGCACCAGCTCAAGTGTCTCAAGATGAGCACCTCGCAGGTGCTGGACGTGCTGAGGCGGCTGGAGCCGCTGCAGCACCTGGACATCTCGGACGACAAGCAGTTCACCTCCGACATCGCCGGCCAGCTGCTCGCCGCCCCTGGCATCCTGCCCAACCTCCGCTCGCTGGACGTGTCGGGCCGCAAGCAGGTCACCGACAAGGCCGTCAAGGCCTTTGTGCTCCAGAGGCCCGGCATGCACTTTGTGGGCCTGCTGGCCACCGACGCCGGCTTCAGCGAGATGCTGTCGGGCGAGGGCGCCCTCAAG GTGGCAGGCGAAGCCAATGAGACGCAGATCTGCGAGGCCCTGCGGCGCTACAGCGAGCGGGCATTCTTTGTGCGGGAGGCCCTCTTTCACCTGTTCAGCCTGACCCACGTGATGGACAAACCTCGGCCAGACATGCTGAAG CTGGTGGTCACTGGCATGAAGAATCACCCACTGAACCTTCACGTGCAGCTGGCGGCCAGCGCCTGTGTCTTCAACCTGACCAAGCAGGACCTGGCCACAGGGATGCCCGTGCGGCTGCTCAGCCAGGTCACTCACTTGCTTCTTGAGGCCATGAGGAACTTCCCAAACCAGCAGCAG CTGCAGAAGAACTGTCTCCTGTCCCTGTGCAGTGACCGCATTCTACAGGACATCCCCTTCAACAG GTTTGAGGCGGCCAAGCTGGTGATGCAGTGGCTGTGCAACCACGAGGACCAGAACATGCAGAGGATGGCCGTGGCGATCATCTCCATCCTGGCGGCCAAG CTGTCCACAGAGCAGACGGCCCAGCTGGGAGCAGAGATCTTCATTGTGCGG CAACTCCTGCACATCGTGAAGCAGAAGACGAGCCAGAACCTGGTGGACACCACCTTGAAGTTCACGCTGAGTGCTCTCTGGAACCTCACGGACGAGTCGCCCACCACCTGCCGCCATTTCATTGAGAATCAGGGCCTGGAGCTCTTCATGAGGGTGCTGGAG ACTTTCCCCTCCGAGTCCTCCATACAGCAGAAGGTCCTGGGGCTGCTG AACAACATTGCTGAGGTGAAGGAGCTGCACGCCCAGCTGATGTGGAAGAGCTTCATCGACCAGATCGGGGTCCTGTTGCACAGCAGCGAGGTGGAGGTCAGCTACTTTGCAGCGGGCATCATCGCCCACCTTATCTCTCGTGGTGAGCAGGCCTGGACCCTCAGCCCCACCCTGCGCACCTTTCTCCTGCAGCAGCTG CACTCCGTCATCCTGACCTGGCCGACACCCGAGTGCGAGATGGTGGCTTACAG GTCATTTAACCCTTTCTTTCCCCTCCTGGAATGCTTCTCTACGCCTGGCGTGCAGTTGTGGGCAGCCTGGGCGATGCAGCACGTGTGCACCAAGAACG CTACCCGCTACTGCAGCATGCTGATCGAGGAAGGTGGGATGCAGCAGCTCCACAGCGTCAAGTCGAACCCCCTGACCCACCTGGACGTGCAGCGCTTGTCCGCCGGCATCTTGGagagcctggagaagttcatgaGCCGCAGCGGGCAGCCGGTACACCAGCAGCAGGAGGGCAGAGCTGCACAGTAG
- the zyg11 gene encoding protein zyg-11 homolog isoform X2 — protein MEEASPAPLVDLCLLFVSSHLERFCWERPDGSLCLRDSVVFPQELSDQLLLKMATEGLLNDCTVGIFRSCQHLRLRRACIRKARISAEAFRRAFCQHKLLELDASGVNADITITDIIKGLASSKWNEESLQRLVLNGLTLSLEDPYERCFGRLRGLRALSITNVDFYNEDLADVCSLPALECLDISNTSVTDMSPLLACKRLRSLTMHQLKCLKMSTSQVLDVLRRLEPLQHLDISDDKQFTSDIAGQLLAAPGILPNLRSLDVSGRKQVTDKAVKAFVLQRPGMHFVGLLATDAGFSEMLSGEGALKVAGEANETQICEALRRYSERAFFVREALFHLFSLTHVMDKPRPDMLKLVVTGMKNHPLNLHVQLAASACVFNLTKQDLATGMPVRLLSQVTHLLLEAMRNFPNQQQLQKNCLLSLCSDRILQDIPFNRFEAAKLVMQWLCNHEDQNMQRMAVAIISILAAKLSTEQTAQLGAEIFIVRQLLHIVKQKTSQNLVDTTLKFTLSALWNLTDESPTTCRHFIENQGLELFMRVLENNIAEVKELHAQLMWKSFIDQIGVLLHSSEVEVSYFAAGIIAHLISRGEQAWTLSPTLRTFLLQQLHSVILTWPTPECEMVAYRSFNPFFPLLECFSTPGVQLWAAWAMQHVCTKNATRYCSMLIEEGGMQQLHSVKSNPLTHLDVQRLSAGILESLEKFMSRSGQPVHQQQEGRAAQ, from the exons ATG GAGGAGGCCTCGCCCGCACCCCTGGTGGACCTGTGCCTGCTCTTCGTGAGCTCCCACCTGGAGCGCTTCTGCTGGGAACGGCCCGACGGCTCCCTCTGCCTCCGCGACAGCGTCGTCTTCCCTCAGGAGCTCTCCGACCAGCTGCTGCTCAAGATGGCCACCGAGG GGCTGCTCAACGACTGCACCGTGGGCATCTTCAGGAGCTGCCAGCACCTCCGCCTGCGACGGGCCTGCATCCGCAAGGCGCGCATCTCGGCCGAGGCCTTCCGCAGGGCCTTCTGCCAGCATAAACTGCTGGAGCTGGACGCCTCGGGGGTGAACGCCGACATCACCATCACGGACATCATCAAGGGCCTGGCCTCCAGCAAGTGGAACGAGGAGTCCCTGCAGCGGCTGGTCCTCAACGGCCTCACACTGTCGCTGGAGGACCCCTACGAGCGCTGCTTCGGCCGGCTGCGCGGCCTGCGGGCCCTCAGCATCACCAACGTGGACTTCTACAACGAGGACCTGGCGGACGTGTGCTCCCTGCCGGCGCTCGAGTGCCTCGACATCTCCAACACCTCCGTGACGGACATGTCCCCGCTGCTGGCCTGCAAGCGCCTGCGCTCCCTCACCATGCACCAGCTCAAGTGTCTCAAGATGAGCACCTCGCAGGTGCTGGACGTGCTGAGGCGGCTGGAGCCGCTGCAGCACCTGGACATCTCGGACGACAAGCAGTTCACCTCCGACATCGCCGGCCAGCTGCTCGCCGCCCCTGGCATCCTGCCCAACCTCCGCTCGCTGGACGTGTCGGGCCGCAAGCAGGTCACCGACAAGGCCGTCAAGGCCTTTGTGCTCCAGAGGCCCGGCATGCACTTTGTGGGCCTGCTGGCCACCGACGCCGGCTTCAGCGAGATGCTGTCGGGCGAGGGCGCCCTCAAG GTGGCAGGCGAAGCCAATGAGACGCAGATCTGCGAGGCCCTGCGGCGCTACAGCGAGCGGGCATTCTTTGTGCGGGAGGCCCTCTTTCACCTGTTCAGCCTGACCCACGTGATGGACAAACCTCGGCCAGACATGCTGAAG CTGGTGGTCACTGGCATGAAGAATCACCCACTGAACCTTCACGTGCAGCTGGCGGCCAGCGCCTGTGTCTTCAACCTGACCAAGCAGGACCTGGCCACAGGGATGCCCGTGCGGCTGCTCAGCCAGGTCACTCACTTGCTTCTTGAGGCCATGAGGAACTTCCCAAACCAGCAGCAG CTGCAGAAGAACTGTCTCCTGTCCCTGTGCAGTGACCGCATTCTACAGGACATCCCCTTCAACAG GTTTGAGGCGGCCAAGCTGGTGATGCAGTGGCTGTGCAACCACGAGGACCAGAACATGCAGAGGATGGCCGTGGCGATCATCTCCATCCTGGCGGCCAAG CTGTCCACAGAGCAGACGGCCCAGCTGGGAGCAGAGATCTTCATTGTGCGG CAACTCCTGCACATCGTGAAGCAGAAGACGAGCCAGAACCTGGTGGACACCACCTTGAAGTTCACGCTGAGTGCTCTCTGGAACCTCACGGACGAGTCGCCCACCACCTGCCGCCATTTCATTGAGAATCAGGGCCTGGAGCTCTTCATGAGGGTGCTGGAG AACAACATTGCTGAGGTGAAGGAGCTGCACGCCCAGCTGATGTGGAAGAGCTTCATCGACCAGATCGGGGTCCTGTTGCACAGCAGCGAGGTGGAGGTCAGCTACTTTGCAGCGGGCATCATCGCCCACCTTATCTCTCGTGGTGAGCAGGCCTGGACCCTCAGCCCCACCCTGCGCACCTTTCTCCTGCAGCAGCTG CACTCCGTCATCCTGACCTGGCCGACACCCGAGTGCGAGATGGTGGCTTACAG GTCATTTAACCCTTTCTTTCCCCTCCTGGAATGCTTCTCTACGCCTGGCGTGCAGTTGTGGGCAGCCTGGGCGATGCAGCACGTGTGCACCAAGAACG CTACCCGCTACTGCAGCATGCTGATCGAGGAAGGTGGGATGCAGCAGCTCCACAGCGTCAAGTCGAACCCCCTGACCCACCTGGACGTGCAGCGCTTGTCCGCCGGCATCTTGGagagcctggagaagttcatgaGCCGCAGCGGGCAGCCGGTACACCAGCAGCAGGAGGGCAGAGCTGCACAGTAG
- the echdc2 gene encoding enoyl-CoA hydratase domain-containing protein 2, mitochondrial, translating into MASWLRVLASRTGSAAPRIRSARQIHGAGEEVRLNRLQGAHQGVAEVVMNRPAARNALGTTFVNQMSSVVEGLRHDDQLRVVLFKSELQGVFCAGADLKERAQMDPSEVELFVHGLRALMSEIAQLPMPTIAAIDGYALGGGLELALACDIRTAAFSAKLGLIETSRGLLPGAGGTQRLPRTIGLSQAKELIFTGRQIDGQQAAGLGLVNKAVAQNDAGDAAYQEALLLASEILPQAPVAVRMAKRALTGGSQVDLATGLAIEGMCYAQVIPTLDRLEGMAAFMEKRPPRFSGR; encoded by the exons ATGGCCTCCTGGCTGCGGGTTTTGGCTTCCCGGACGGGGTCGGCGGCGCCCCGCATTCGCTCAGCTCGACAGATACACGGAGCGGGAGAGGAGGTGCGGCTGAACCGACTGCAGGGGGCGCACCAGG GAGTGGCCGAAGTCGTCATGAATCGCCCGGCGGCCCGCAACGCCCTGGGGACGACCTTTGTCAATCAG ATGTCCAGTGTGGTGGAAGGTCTGCGCCATGATGACCAGCTGCGGGTGGTCCTGTTCAAGAGCGAACTCCAAGGGGTCTTCTGTGCAG GTGCCGACCTGAAGGAGCGGGCACAGATGGACCCCAGTGAAGTGGAGCTCTTTGTGCACGGACTGCGGGCACTCATGAGCGAGATTG CCCAGCTGCCCATGCCAACTATTGCTGCCATCGATGGATATGCTCTGGGAGGAGGCCTGGAACTGGCACTGGCCTGTGACATTCGCACTGCAG CCTTCTCGGCAAAGCTGGGGTTGATCGAGACATCCAGAGGGCTGCTCCCGGGCGCAG GGGGCACTCAGCGACTGCCACGCACAATCGGCCTGAGCCAAGCCAAGGAGCTCATCTTCACCGGCCGACAAATCGACGGGCAGCAGGCCGCGGGCCTGGGGCTGGTCAACAAGGCAGTGGCACAGAATGACGCCGGGGACGCCGCGTACCAAGAAGCTCTGCTGCTGGCCAGCGAGATCCTCCCTCAG GCTCCGGTGGCCGTGCGCATGGCTAAGAGGGCGCTGACCGGCGGCTCACAG GTGGACCTGGCGACTGGACTGGCCATCGAAGGCATGTGCTACGCCCAG GTCATCCCCACACTGGACAGACTGGAAGGGATGGCCGCCTTCATGGAGAAACGGCCCCCCCGCTTCAGTGGCCGGTGA
- the LOC127529492 gene encoding coiled-coil domain-containing protein 190 has translation MQRSRGKITNDGLTRRFDGEQRDARQAQARLANGLQQLEDARLYHLNNMLREQKHVKQDLRRLRQGTVSGKSSCTPGTQPQQRQHMRASLAGTQASVPRTHGSANRSLQSRVEEFINAEKAEPETDSAGHEEGTGDSEVLQEVRSEPSSPVSSLSFDPEIMAPGGHLRTIHALPSFSEALHEARKARYIRHRRPLESERELTMQQIFQRGQSPVNQPPSDGDT, from the exons ATGCAGCGCTCACGTGGCAAGATCACTAATGACGGGCTGACACGACGTTTTGATGGTGAACAACGGGATGCCCGTCAGGCCCAGGCTCGTCTGGCGAATGGGCTGCAGCAGCTGGAGGATGCCCGGCTTTACCACCTCAACAACATGCTGCGTGAGCAGAAACACGTCAAGCAAGACCTGCGGCGCCTCAGACAGG GTACTGTGAGTGGAAAGAGCAGCTGCACCCCGGGCACCCAGCCTCAGCAGCGCCAGCACATGCGGGCCTCGCTGGCTGGCACTCAGGCTTCTGTACCCAGAACTCATGGCAGTGCCAACAG GTCCCTGCAGTCCCGGGTTGAAGAGTTCATCAACGCAGAGAAGGCAGAGCCCGAGACAGACAGCGCTGGGCACGAGGAGGGCACCGGGGACTCAGAGGTTCTACAGGAAGTCCGGTCAGAGCCCTCATCACCTGTCAGCAGCCTGAGCTTTGACCCTGAGATCATGGCGCCCGGTGGCCACCTGCGCACCATCCACGCCCTGCCCAGCTTCTCCGAGGCCCTGCATGAGGCCCGCAAAGCCCGCTACATCCGCCACAGGCGCCCGCTGGAGTCGGAACGAGAGCTGACCATGCAGCAGATATTCCAGAGGGGGCAAAGTCCCGTGAACCAACCACCCAGTGATGGCGACACATGA